In one window of Halobacteriovorax sp. HLS DNA:
- a CDS encoding SurA N-terminal domain-containing protein, which produces MSENETFQKKTSSMFVTVFIGFIVISFMFTGYQSFTGSPNAVAKVGDEPIKVEDYQREYNRQLEFYRGITGGKDLTNAQIKQFGLKQNALRNLVQGKLTLILGDELGVMPSTAEVKDEIKKFKPFLVNGVFSVDLYKRILAANRLNPQDFEKDMLNQVRGFNTDAISSTMPISNQYFKDINEFRKQKLTTTIVEINKEAIRRKLDVSKEETTTFLSDESNKAKVLSLFNERKSSLDQKEQVKARHILLKTDSTTEMQQLKKITDLKKSLTVKNFERLAKKNTEDPSGLENGGDLGWFSRGRMVPEFEKIAFSLKPGTISSPVKTSYGYHIILVEDRKEAKEAKLEEHETKLAQEMIRKLKNTELNELVAKVTEEVSKSITNKKALTTLKSKYGLKVESSNELNKIDGSKGQVLLESTDLKSIFSKGLDQSETYTFDRATNVVVVKTSKFDNKVVTSDKEIEESNNSLKNILGRKMKQEVLKNLEASVKIVDYGVLQ; this is translated from the coding sequence ATGTCTGAAAATGAAACATTTCAAAAGAAAACATCAAGCATGTTTGTAACGGTTTTTATAGGATTCATCGTTATTTCGTTCATGTTTACCGGTTACCAGAGTTTTACTGGAAGTCCAAACGCAGTAGCTAAAGTTGGTGACGAGCCTATTAAAGTTGAAGACTACCAAAGAGAGTACAACCGTCAACTTGAGTTCTATCGTGGAATCACTGGAGGAAAAGACCTTACTAATGCTCAAATAAAGCAATTTGGTCTTAAGCAAAATGCACTTAGAAATTTAGTTCAAGGTAAGTTGACTCTAATTCTTGGAGATGAATTGGGAGTAATGCCTAGCACAGCAGAAGTTAAGGACGAAATAAAGAAATTTAAGCCTTTTCTAGTTAATGGTGTTTTTAGCGTCGATCTTTATAAGAGAATTCTTGCAGCAAACAGACTTAATCCACAAGACTTTGAAAAAGATATGCTTAATCAAGTAAGAGGCTTCAATACTGATGCAATTTCAAGCACGATGCCTATTTCGAATCAATATTTTAAAGATATAAACGAATTTAGAAAGCAGAAGCTTACAACAACTATCGTAGAGATCAATAAAGAAGCGATTAGAAGAAAGTTAGATGTATCTAAAGAAGAGACGACAACATTTCTAAGTGATGAATCTAATAAAGCAAAGGTTCTTTCTCTATTTAATGAAAGAAAATCTTCTCTAGATCAAAAAGAACAAGTGAAAGCACGTCATATCCTCTTAAAGACTGACTCAACAACTGAGATGCAGCAACTTAAGAAGATTACAGATTTAAAGAAATCATTAACAGTAAAGAACTTTGAAAGACTTGCTAAGAAAAATACTGAAGATCCTTCTGGACTAGAGAATGGTGGAGACTTAGGTTGGTTCTCTAGAGGAAGAATGGTTCCAGAGTTCGAAAAGATCGCTTTTAGCCTAAAGCCAGGGACAATCTCTTCTCCTGTAAAAACTAGCTATGGTTACCACATCATTCTTGTTGAAGATAGAAAAGAAGCTAAAGAAGCAAAACTAGAAGAGCACGAAACGAAACTAGCTCAAGAAATGATCAGAAAACTTAAAAATACTGAACTAAATGAACTTGTAGCAAAAGTTACAGAGGAAGTTTCGAAGTCGATTACAAATAAAAAGGCGCTTACTACCTTGAAGTCTAAATACGGCCTTAAAGTTGAAAGCTCTAACGAATTAAACAAAATTGATGGATCTAAAGGACAAGTACTGCTCGAGTCGACTGATTTAAAATCAATATTCTCTAAAGGGCTCGATCAATCAGAAACATATACATTTGATAGAGCGACTAACGTTGTTGTTGTAAAGACGTCAAAATTTGATAATAAGGTAGTTACTTCTGACAAAGAAATTGAAGAGAGTAATAATTCTCTTAAAAATATTCTTGGAAGAAAGATGAAACAAGAAGTGCTAAAGAACCTTGAGGCTTCAGTTAAAATTGTTGACTACGGTGTATTACAATAG
- a CDS encoding ferredoxin, translating to MADKSAKWDLNVDGLFYVDDQCIACDACIMEAEDFFEMNDDDGHAYVKKQPTNAEELEACNSALEACPVEAIGNDGK from the coding sequence ATGGCAGACAAGAGTGCAAAATGGGATTTAAATGTTGATGGTCTATTCTACGTAGATGATCAATGTATTGCCTGTGATGCTTGTATTATGGAAGCTGAAGATTTCTTTGAGATGAATGATGACGATGGTCACGCTTATGTAAAGAAGCAACCTACTAACGCTGAAGAGCTAGAGGCATGTAATTCGGCCCTAGAAGCATGCCCAGTAGAGGCCATTGGAAATGATGGTAAGTAG
- a CDS encoding TIGR02530 family flagellar biosynthesis protein has translation MTKGNINNILIPNVSKIPSNKKVNVDNRIDGAKSGEEFKALLQDQVTQTKKEHGIHLSTHAAKRLHERNLTMDSDEFFKLKDAMVKLKDKGGQDSLVITDKAAYIVDVPNNKIVTAIDKGSILDNVFTKIDSTVIV, from the coding sequence ATGACAAAAGGTAATATCAACAACATTCTTATCCCAAATGTATCGAAGATTCCTTCGAACAAAAAGGTTAATGTTGATAACCGCATTGACGGAGCAAAGTCTGGTGAAGAGTTTAAGGCCCTTCTTCAAGATCAAGTAACTCAAACAAAGAAAGAACATGGTATTCACCTATCAACTCACGCGGCAAAGAGATTGCACGAGAGAAATTTAACAATGGATTCAGATGAGTTCTTTAAGTTAAAAGATGCCATGGTGAAGTTAAAAGATAAGGGTGGTCAGGATTCATTAGTAATAACTGATAAAGCCGCTTATATAGTGGATGTTCCGAACAATAAAATTGTTACGGCCATCGATAAAGGTAGTATTTTAGATAACGTTTTTACCAAGATTGATTCTACGGTAATCGTTTAA
- a CDS encoding MotE family protein, whose protein sequence is MKLLLIFILMICNISSIAQDKKEDKLSFTKEEFRKAVMDEVEKSLKKIGRSKMTEFSAQLLTKEEQLEKRELELQKKAQSLKINEKSFLKRVQSFNEKQEKFISCLDNVDSKEAKRIDHMVDVVSGMRPQNAADVLSVQESSLSVQILGRLEAAKVSKIFNLMDKEVSARLQKQYMTMKR, encoded by the coding sequence ATGAAATTATTATTAATATTTATTCTTATGATTTGTAACATCAGTTCTATCGCCCAAGATAAGAAAGAAGATAAGCTTTCTTTTACAAAAGAAGAATTTCGAAAAGCAGTTATGGATGAAGTTGAAAAAAGTTTAAAGAAAATTGGTCGCTCTAAGATGACTGAATTTTCTGCTCAATTGCTTACTAAAGAAGAGCAGCTAGAAAAAAGAGAGCTAGAGTTACAGAAAAAAGCTCAATCATTAAAAATCAACGAGAAGTCTTTTTTAAAAAGAGTTCAAAGTTTTAATGAGAAACAAGAGAAATTTATTTCTTGTCTTGATAATGTAGATTCAAAAGAGGCCAAAAGAATTGATCATATGGTTGATGTTGTCTCTGGAATGAGGCCTCAAAATGCAGCTGATGTACTGTCAGTACAAGAATCTTCCCTTTCTGTTCAAATATTAGGAAGGCTTGAAGCTGCTAAGGTATCGAAAATATTCAATTTGATGGATAAGGAAGTTTCTGCCCGGCTTCAAAAACAGTACATGACTATGAAAAGATAG
- a CDS encoding flagellar hook protein FlgE: MGILRSFNIGVTGLNAVGQGMGVIGDNIANAGTNGFKSSRAEFQDVLATSLKGIDGGDQFGAGVKLAHIKPLMSQGDVARTDNITDLAVNGDGFFRVDAPFGPGFTRDGSFHFNKEGELVNSDGFKVIGFKADETGKITTKEGPVKLGSTTIPAQATEKLNVTMNLDSRAEIKEFDINDPDATSNFANSVTVFDNVGTARLVTLYYNKTGDNTWTYRALVDGADAEGGVPGKFTQMAQGNVVFNNKGQLQEEVVGSNSFNFNKGAAPDQQIKFNFGESIVEGGEGIGASTQYGSNSAVSRHTQDGYSAATLASMSFNDEGILTAVYDNGESRDISQIAVAKFENNESLFKVGRNLFKESRKSGQAAMGKPGESGRGEVLSKSLELSNVDIANEFVGLMTAQRNFQANAKTLTTADQMLQDVLNIKR, from the coding sequence ATGGGAATTTTACGTTCTTTTAACATTGGTGTAACTGGTTTAAATGCTGTTGGTCAAGGTATGGGTGTTATTGGTGATAACATCGCTAATGCTGGTACTAACGGTTTCAAGTCTTCAAGAGCAGAATTTCAAGACGTGCTCGCAACTTCTCTAAAAGGTATTGACGGTGGTGATCAGTTTGGTGCTGGTGTAAAGCTTGCTCATATTAAGCCTCTCATGAGTCAAGGTGATGTCGCGCGTACGGATAATATTACAGATTTAGCTGTAAACGGTGATGGTTTCTTTAGAGTCGATGCTCCATTTGGACCAGGCTTTACAAGAGATGGGTCTTTTCACTTCAATAAAGAAGGTGAACTGGTAAATTCAGATGGTTTCAAAGTAATAGGTTTTAAGGCCGATGAAACAGGAAAAATTACGACAAAAGAAGGACCGGTTAAGTTAGGTAGTACAACGATTCCTGCTCAAGCAACAGAGAAGTTGAACGTAACAATGAATTTAGATTCAAGAGCAGAAATAAAAGAATTCGATATAAATGATCCAGATGCAACATCAAACTTTGCTAACTCCGTTACTGTTTTTGATAATGTTGGTACGGCAAGACTCGTAACTCTTTATTACAACAAAACAGGTGATAACACTTGGACATATAGAGCACTAGTTGATGGTGCAGACGCTGAGGGTGGAGTTCCTGGGAAGTTTACTCAGATGGCCCAAGGTAATGTTGTTTTTAATAATAAAGGACAATTACAAGAAGAAGTTGTTGGAAGTAATTCATTCAACTTTAATAAAGGTGCAGCGCCTGATCAGCAAATTAAGTTCAACTTTGGTGAGTCTATCGTTGAAGGTGGAGAAGGTATTGGAGCTTCAACTCAGTACGGATCTAACTCAGCAGTTTCAAGACATACTCAAGATGGATATAGTGCTGCAACACTAGCTTCAATGTCATTTAATGATGAAGGTATTCTAACAGCGGTGTATGACAATGGTGAATCAAGAGATATTTCTCAAATTGCTGTTGCTAAATTTGAAAACAATGAAAGTTTATTTAAAGTAGGTAGAAACCTTTTTAAAGAATCAAGAAAGTCCGGTCAGGCTGCCATGGGGAAACCAGGTGAGTCTGGACGTGGTGAAGTCTTATCTAAGTCTCTTGAGCTTTCAAATGTTGATATTGCCAATGAGTTCGTTGGGTTGATGACAGCTCAAAGAAACTTTCAGGCAAACGCTAAGACTCTGACAACAGCAGATCAGATGTTACAAGATGTTCTTAATATTAAAAGGTAA
- a CDS encoding flagellar hook assembly protein FlgD, translating to MAEIGRPQQANPFNGIALKKSSSKKKAKAIGEKLNDMAGIRPEQKFVDAKEHNKLGKDGFLKLLSHQLANQDPLKPMDQKQFAADLAQFSQLEQLTNMNKKMEGMQKNDGTENKFMAASFIGKEVTSSGTSISYDGEGRTVNLPFHLDKPARNLMVRVYDTKNQLIAQIEKESLGQGSQNVIWDGLQLDGTVAVKDNYRIDVTAYDEEMNKFKGKTKSTGLVTGVHFDNGEAVLEVDNTKKVYLRDVDNFSLPNGKSSGALKNMPGLKKNAAQAYNKIESQIN from the coding sequence ATGGCTGAAATAGGTAGACCACAACAAGCAAACCCATTCAATGGAATTGCATTAAAAAAAAGTAGCTCTAAGAAAAAGGCTAAGGCTATTGGTGAAAAGCTAAACGATATGGCCGGAATAAGACCAGAGCAAAAGTTTGTTGATGCTAAAGAACATAATAAGTTAGGAAAAGATGGTTTTCTTAAACTTTTGTCACATCAGCTTGCTAATCAAGATCCTTTAAAGCCAATGGATCAGAAACAATTCGCCGCTGACCTTGCTCAGTTTTCACAGCTTGAGCAACTTACAAATATGAATAAGAAAATGGAAGGCATGCAAAAGAATGATGGCACTGAAAATAAATTCATGGCCGCAAGCTTCATAGGTAAGGAAGTTACTTCTTCTGGGACTTCAATTTCTTATGACGGAGAAGGTAGAACAGTAAACCTTCCTTTTCACTTAGATAAACCTGCTCGTAATTTAATGGTCAGAGTTTACGATACAAAGAATCAATTGATTGCTCAAATTGAAAAAGAATCTCTAGGGCAAGGTAGCCAAAATGTAATCTGGGATGGTTTACAGTTAGATGGTACCGTAGCAGTAAAAGACAATTATAGAATTGATGTTACTGCCTATGATGAAGAAATGAATAAGTTCAAAGGAAAAACTAAGTCAACTGGACTTGTAACAGGTGTTCATTTTGATAATGGTGAAGCAGTGCTTGAAGTAGATAATACTAAGAAGGTTTACTTAAGAGACGTAGATAACTTTAGTCTTCCTAATGGTAAATCTAGCGGTGCGCTAAAAAATATGCCGGGCTTGAAAAAGAATGCTGCGCAAGCCTATAATAAAATAGAGTCACAAATAAACTAA
- a CDS encoding ectonucleotide pyrophosphatase/phosphodiesterase: MHSILIILSLLLLSSCSSTKDYFTTNSQKNKKDAPYILLISIDGYRWDYTELYKPEFLTRFKSDGSSIESLIPSFPTKTFPNHLSLVTGRYPMNHGIVGNQFYAPDLGSSYSLRDSNAVTNSDFYKAKPFWTLAEEQGLKSATYFWPGSEAKFNSILPSYYLKYNHGTSHQKRIDTIVEWFSMKEEIRPHFATLYFHDVDSAGHKFGPNSEQTKQAVHKVDNSIKQLVTKLEKLKLPLNIIIVSDHGMAELSKKNVELIGKTESTKKLISTFKTVGKGPLVHFYRKDEKQKNISQTVRKINNEADHFKCYENKKTPKKLNFNTNSRIGDFVCLANRDWSISTETSSIPKGNHGWSQFEGKDMHSILYAKGPAFKKGHVCESFRNIDLYPLMAKILNLKIEHKIDGDLKISSQILK, from the coding sequence ATGCACTCAATTCTTATTATACTTTCACTACTTTTACTTTCATCTTGTTCATCGACAAAGGACTACTTCACAACAAATAGTCAAAAGAATAAGAAAGACGCTCCATACATACTACTTATCTCAATTGATGGATACAGATGGGACTACACAGAACTTTATAAACCTGAGTTTTTAACAAGATTCAAAAGTGATGGGAGTTCAATTGAGTCATTAATTCCTTCCTTTCCTACTAAAACTTTTCCAAATCATCTCTCATTAGTCACAGGAAGATACCCGATGAACCACGGAATTGTGGGTAATCAATTCTATGCCCCTGACCTTGGTTCTAGTTACTCATTAAGAGATTCTAATGCTGTGACTAATTCAGACTTTTACAAAGCTAAGCCCTTCTGGACACTTGCTGAAGAACAAGGACTTAAGTCGGCAACTTACTTCTGGCCAGGCTCAGAGGCCAAATTTAACTCCATACTACCAAGTTACTACCTAAAGTATAATCATGGAACCAGTCATCAAAAAAGAATAGACACTATAGTCGAGTGGTTTAGCATGAAAGAGGAAATAAGACCTCACTTTGCGACTCTCTACTTTCATGATGTAGATAGTGCTGGCCACAAGTTCGGCCCTAACTCAGAACAAACAAAACAGGCCGTTCACAAAGTAGACAATAGTATAAAGCAGCTAGTAACGAAGCTTGAAAAGCTTAAGTTGCCACTAAATATTATCATTGTTTCAGACCATGGTATGGCAGAATTATCAAAGAAGAATGTCGAACTGATTGGCAAAACAGAGAGTACCAAGAAACTTATTTCTACCTTTAAAACTGTTGGAAAGGGACCTCTTGTTCACTTCTATAGAAAGGATGAGAAGCAAAAGAATATTTCCCAAACTGTTCGAAAAATTAACAATGAAGCTGATCACTTTAAATGCTACGAGAATAAAAAAACTCCTAAGAAGTTAAACTTTAATACCAATTCTCGAATTGGAGATTTTGTCTGTTTAGCAAATAGAGACTGGTCTATATCAACAGAGACTTCCTCTATACCAAAAGGAAATCATGGATGGTCTCAATTTGAAGGAAAAGATATGCATTCAATTTTATATGCAAAAGGACCTGCCTTTAAGAAAGGTCACGTCTGCGAATCTTTTAGAAATATCGACCTTTATCCTCTAATGGCAAAGATTCTTAATTTAAAGATAGAGCATAAAATTGATGGAGACTTAAAGATTTCTAGTCAAATTTTAAAGTAG